The proteins below are encoded in one region of Chloroflexota bacterium:
- a CDS encoding DNRLRE domain-containing protein: MVAQLSQARSYRRAFALLIFGAIFVLAFGRPEHSASAATGAPTRIEEVRQVGATATPTPISGTTVDSTSAQITFTGWWPTQTNATVIGGSERVGEFGGDAAAFTFTGTSITLVYRQDTNRGQAQISIDGAVVGTLDQYGTAQSQKTVTYNVASGTHTVRVVVQRAKQTASTAYFVGVDAFVVGGGVAATATATATRTPTSPPAATATATRTPTSPPAATATRTPTSPPAATATATRTPTRTPLPTNTAAPTATSGPGTTVDSTSAQITFTGWWPTQNDTAAIGGSERVGEFAGDAAAFTFTGTSVTLVYRQDTNRGQAQISIDGAVVGTLDQYGTAQSQKTVTYNVASGSHTIRIVLSRAKQTASTAYFVGVDAFIVGTAPGPTSTPTLTPTVTRTPAVTLTSTPVPSATVTPTSVPSSGRRINVPRFSGSFVPGQAAVFWYGRVTPSENYTDVRISYSSTDLWVQANVMDMHLRYDPSGQTSRLEEYDSVGVTITAPTGTYRFVSELSWFEARTNYQRSSPAVPFTTTAGWRGNAPNGAFSSTVDDRGWVATFQIPFSSLGISAPADGTVWPLVVTTFDRDDDAGAQRSQASWSGEARFGLPTYTAPTTAAGTVSIRQTTGGPSVPDVAVGGGADCGGAADPVYFDQWGSFNYAGRTDMNVQNQSDIGDWPCFSKYYVTFPLGSVPAGKRIVSARLVLHQFGGSGSTSDTLYPSVIEVSTTDQGWSESTLTWNTAPLARENVSRAVVPVFKDTIVWPGVERTWDVSAAVASAYASGSPLALVLYSPDEPYHSGKYFVTSNTGDWNSAGRPTLEITWGN, from the coding sequence ATGGTGGCGCAATTGAGTCAGGCTCGTAGCTATCGACGTGCATTCGCGCTGCTGATATTTGGCGCTATTTTCGTCCTGGCGTTCGGTCGTCCGGAGCATTCGGCGTCCGCCGCCACTGGCGCACCCACCAGGATCGAGGAGGTCCGCCAGGTTGGCGCCACGGCAACCCCGACTCCCATCTCTGGCACGACCGTTGACAGCACCAGCGCCCAGATCACGTTCACGGGCTGGTGGCCGACCCAGACCAATGCCACGGTCATCGGCGGCTCCGAGCGCGTCGGCGAGTTTGGCGGGGACGCGGCAGCCTTCACGTTCACCGGCACCTCGATCACCCTGGTTTACCGCCAGGACACCAACCGTGGGCAGGCCCAGATCAGCATCGACGGCGCGGTGGTGGGGACGCTCGACCAGTATGGCACGGCCCAGTCGCAGAAGACCGTGACCTACAACGTCGCCTCCGGCACGCACACCGTGCGCGTGGTGGTGCAGCGTGCGAAGCAAACAGCATCGACGGCGTACTTCGTCGGCGTCGATGCCTTCGTGGTCGGTGGCGGAGTTGCAGCCACAGCCACCGCGACGGCCACCCGCACGCCGACGTCGCCCCCGGCAGCCACGGCCACGGCCACCCGCACGCCGACGTCGCCCCCGGCAGCCACGGCCACCCGCACGCCGACGTCGCCCCCGGCGGCCACGGCCACGGCCACCCGCACGCCGACGCGCACACCGCTCCCCACCAATACCGCGGCGCCGACCGCGACGTCAGGACCGGGTACGACCGTTGACAGCACCAGCGCCCAGATCACATTCACGGGCTGGTGGCCGACCCAGAACGACACGGCGGCCATCGGCGGCTCGGAGCGCGTCGGCGAGTTCGCCGGGGACGCGGCAGCCTTCACGTTCACCGGCACCTCGGTGACCCTGGTTTACCGCCAGGACACCAACCGTGGGCAGGCCCAGATCAGCATCGACGGCGCGGTGGTGGGGACGCTCGACCAGTACGGCACGGCCCAGTCGCAGAAGACCGTGACCTACAACGTCGCCTCCGGTTCACACACGATTCGGATTGTGCTCAGCCGCGCCAAGCAGACGGCGTCGACCGCGTACTTCGTGGGCGTGGACGCGTTCATCGTGGGAACTGCGCCCGGCCCCACCTCCACCCCCACGCTCACACCGACCGTCACTCGCACACCTGCGGTGACGCTGACGAGCACGCCGGTGCCCAGCGCCACCGTCACGCCCACGTCGGTGCCCTCGAGCGGCCGACGCATCAACGTGCCGCGCTTCAGCGGATCGTTCGTGCCGGGGCAAGCCGCCGTGTTCTGGTACGGCCGGGTGACCCCGTCCGAGAACTACACCGACGTGCGAATCAGCTACTCCTCGACGGATCTCTGGGTCCAGGCCAACGTCATGGACATGCATCTGCGCTACGATCCGTCTGGCCAGACCAGCCGCCTCGAGGAGTACGACTCGGTCGGCGTGACGATTACCGCGCCGACCGGCACCTACCGGTTCGTCTCCGAGCTCAGCTGGTTCGAGGCGCGGACGAACTATCAGCGCTCCAGCCCGGCCGTCCCGTTCACGACGACGGCTGGCTGGCGTGGCAATGCGCCCAACGGCGCGTTCAGCAGCACGGTGGACGACCGTGGCTGGGTTGCCACCTTCCAGATCCCCTTCTCAAGCCTCGGGATCTCAGCGCCCGCCGATGGCACGGTCTGGCCGCTCGTGGTCACGACCTTCGACCGTGATGATGACGCCGGCGCGCAGCGCTCGCAGGCGTCCTGGTCCGGCGAGGCGCGCTTCGGCCTGCCGACCTACACCGCGCCGACGACGGCGGCCGGCACCGTCTCGATCCGCCAGACGACCGGCGGCCCCTCCGTCCCCGATGTGGCAGTTGGCGGCGGCGCCGATTGTGGCGGCGCCGCGGACCCGGTCTACTTCGACCAGTGGGGGAGCTTCAACTACGCCGGCCGCACCGACATGAATGTGCAGAACCAGTCAGATATCGGCGACTGGCCCTGCTTCTCGAAGTACTATGTGACGTTCCCGCTCGGGTCGGTGCCCGCCGGTAAGCGCATTGTCTCGGCTCGGCTCGTCCTGCACCAGTTTGGCGGGTCCGGATCGACATCCGACACCCTCTACCCCTCGGTGATCGAGGTCTCGACGACGGACCAGGGGTGGAGCGAGTCAACGCTCACCTGGAACACGGCCCCGCTCGCGCGTGAGAACGTCTCGCGGGCCGTCGTCCCGGTCTTCAAGGACACCATCGTCTGGCCCGGCGTCGAGCGAACCTGGGACGTCAGTGCGGCGGTCGCATCGGCCTATGCGTCGGGGTCGCCGCTCGCCCTGGTGCTCTACTCGCCCGACGAACCGTACCACTCGGGGAAGTACTTCGTGACATCCAACACGGGCGACTGGAACAGCGCCGGCCGCCCGACGCTCGAGATCACCTGGGGCAACTGA
- a CDS encoding DUF790 family protein, with protein sequence MPLSAKDVRFTARRAGDGDPQIYPRLMKDRAILANIDVALQYFETMVGEQRRALDPEALVHFFGDYKVARGMVASIGRTYRYRTPLLEEVVSRTAWSKLQRAGVLGPGALRVLLWDAANEDRAGFLDGVRRQQVFSQMEGRFGLRPGQLDRLAALDAPEHAILTRLGQRPRPADVLAEYRRSAVAALLIHSERVELTLARPGAGSLDRLRALAEIDRVEVDLVAESGGGRIAMRGQPDAFGSLARQGRRVARFVARLLDRCGAQVEDGSATVLIRGRRGRLKLSGETLAALTPHPEREPWVGDGWDAPRGWDDAAIWEGIGPGQASEPGWAVRREPEPRAWEGGVVSPDLLVRPVGQDTGSGILVCLLRTAAQAARLAALLPGLRGGEPLLFAGPGELVEPLREAGGWTVELDAPSLAPIVAVVARRALAEGPLTPLGQPAATTERRRRRVA encoded by the coding sequence ATGCCTCTCTCGGCCAAAGACGTCCGGTTCACCGCGCGGCGAGCTGGCGACGGCGATCCACAGATCTACCCCCGCCTGATGAAGGATCGGGCGATCCTTGCCAACATCGACGTGGCCCTCCAGTATTTCGAGACGATGGTGGGCGAGCAGCGGCGCGCGCTCGATCCGGAAGCGCTGGTCCACTTCTTCGGCGACTACAAGGTGGCGCGCGGGATGGTTGCCAGCATCGGGCGAACCTATCGGTACCGGACGCCGCTGCTGGAGGAGGTCGTCTCGCGGACGGCCTGGAGCAAGCTCCAGCGGGCCGGCGTGCTGGGGCCGGGGGCGCTGCGGGTGCTCCTCTGGGACGCCGCCAACGAGGACCGTGCGGGGTTCCTGGACGGCGTCCGACGACAACAGGTCTTCTCGCAGATGGAGGGCCGATTCGGGCTGCGGCCGGGCCAGCTCGATCGACTGGCGGCGCTCGACGCGCCCGAGCACGCCATCCTGACCCGCCTCGGCCAGCGTCCGCGCCCGGCCGACGTCCTGGCCGAATACCGTCGGTCGGCGGTGGCGGCCCTGCTGATCCACAGCGAGCGCGTCGAGCTGACGCTGGCGCGGCCCGGGGCCGGCAGCCTGGATCGACTGCGCGCCCTGGCGGAGATCGACCGGGTCGAGGTCGATCTGGTGGCGGAGAGCGGCGGGGGGCGGATCGCCATGCGCGGTCAGCCGGACGCGTTCGGGTCGTTGGCGCGGCAGGGGCGGCGGGTCGCCCGCTTCGTGGCGCGTCTGCTGGACCGCTGCGGCGCACAGGTCGAGGATGGCTCAGCCACGGTGCTGATCCGTGGCCGGCGCGGACGCCTGAAGCTGAGCGGTGAGACGCTGGCGGCCCTGACGCCCCACCCCGAGCGAGAACCGTGGGTCGGTGACGGCTGGGACGCGCCGCGGGGTTGGGACGACGCGGCCATCTGGGAAGGTATCGGCCCGGGGCAGGCGTCCGAGCCGGGCTGGGCCGTGCGGCGGGAGCCAGAGCCGCGCGCCTGGGAAGGCGGCGTCGTGTCGCCCGACCTGCTGGTGCGTCCGGTGGGCCAGGATACGGGCAGCGGCATCCTGGTCTGCCTCCTGCGGACGGCCGCTCAGGCAGCGCGGCTGGCGGCGCTCCTGCCCGGGTTGCGCGGCGGCGAGCCGCTGCTGTTTGCCGGCCCCGGCGAACTGGTCGAACCGCTGCGGGAGGCGGGCGGCTGGACCGTTGAGCTGGACGCGCCGTCGCTCGCGCCCATCGTGGCGGTGGTGGCGAGGCGGGCGCTGGCCGAGGGACCGCTGACGCCGCTCGGGCAGCCAGCCGCGACCACCGAGCGCCGTCGGCGACGGGTGGCCTGA